In Bombus fervidus isolate BK054 chromosome 13, iyBomFerv1, whole genome shotgun sequence, a single genomic region encodes these proteins:
- the LOC139993599 gene encoding uncharacterized protein, producing MKISCTAPLLLLVFLAQYTVCYFPTRPTGTTRCPPVRLPNGRVRQRARGRIIRFSCNEGFTLVGNKYATCFRGQWDTPTPVCVNAECPVPPVPEHALMAPKYNGAILLYFCEPGHALIGSPEIYCNGKQWNGTVPYCRDTTASPPTQCDFEKPDLCWWEQDPQHDFDWQRHNFETTSHHIGTGPSHDHTLGAGNDGYYLYIEATGRLINDTARIISPIYNASYTDSGCFSFWYHMFGATVGALNVYFKQENDLLPRLMFSKEGNQGNQWLHGIFNFPKAKKGFQIIIEGVRGSSYVSDIAVDDVAILQGDKCRNDSKTENEGVTESNDDQIELVNAQQTCRGRCKNSVTYNFTTSIPPTPTEICLCTLDCEEQSLCCPDYAEYCILAYTDEATTTIEQSTIPNHEGVTVSVPPAEKSTVIDMATVRTGFSINPKDDIDPVTLRSSTSTTMMPISTTTRRKTEKPTKSTETPIVRSTTIVTERYTSENEIPDLDVKRQDLEKKRSSKFSLSGIIAVVVGIMTGVFISLMVATIIFRRRKTYKRGTNGSALSEDSDVRFLTSDEILDFTLARPSENDET from the exons ATGAAGATATCCTGCACGGCGCCGCTTCTTCTGTTAGTCTTCTTGGCGCAGTACACCGTTTGCTATTTTCCGACGCGTCCGACTG GTACAACCAGATGTCCCCCGGTGAGGCTGCCGAATGGCAGAGTCCGACAGAGGGCCAGGGGAAGAATCATCAGATTCAGTTGTAACGAGGGTTTCACTCTCGTAGGTAACAAGTATGCAACTTGTTTTCGAGGCCAATGGGATACACCTACGCCCGTATGCGTCA ATGCAGAGTGTCCTGTACCACCCGTACCAGAACACGCGTTGATGGCACCTAAATACAATGGTGcgatattattatacttttgcGAGCCTGGACACGCATTAATTGGTTCGCCCGAGATTTATTGCAATGGGAAACAGTGGAATGGCACAGTGCCTTATTGTCGAG acaCTACCGCTTCTCCTCCGACGCAGTGTGATTTCGAGAAACCGGATCTTTGTTGGTGGGAACAGGATCCCCAGCACGATTTCGATTGGCAGCGACATAATTTCGAGACTACAAGTCACCACATAGGAACTGGACCATCTCACGACCACACATTAGGAGCAGGCAATGAtg GATATTACTTGTACATCGAAGCCACTGGTCGACTGATAAACGATACCGCAAGAATCATTTCTCCCATTTACAATGCATCGTACACGGATTCTGGCTGTTTCTCATTCTG GTACCATATGTTTGGCGCCACAGTGGGAGCTCTAAACGTATACTTCAAACAAGAAAACGATCTTCTACCGCGATTAATGTTCAGCAAAGAAGGAAACCAAGGAAACCAATGGCTGCAcggtattttcaatttccccAAGGCTAAAAAAGGTTTCCAG ATTATAATCGAGGGTGTACGAGGGAGTAGCTACGTGAGCGACATCGCCGTAGACGATGTGGCCATTTTGCAGGGTGACAAGTGTCGAAACGACAGTAAAACTGAGAACGAGGGGGtcaccgagagcaacgatg ATCAAATCGAACTGGTGAACGCGCAGCAAACTTGTCGCGGAAGATGTAAAAATAGTGTGACATACAATTTTACAACTTCGATACCACCCACGCCAACGGAAATCTGCCTCTGCACCCTCGATTGCGAAGAACAGTCACTCTGCTGTCCGGATTACGCGGAATATTGTATTCTGG CGTACACCGATGAAGCGACCACAACTATCGAGCAATCAACGATTCCGAATCATGAGGGGGTGACAGTTTCGGTTCCACCCGCGGAAAAAAGCACAGTGATCGATATGGCGACAGTGAGGACAGGTTTCTCGATAAATCCAAAGGATGATATCGATCCTGTCACATTGAGGTCGTCGACGAGCACCACGATGATGCCAATTTCGACCACGACCAGGCGGAAAACTGAGAAACCAACAAAAAGTACGGAGACGCCGATTGTTCGGTCCACCACGATCGTCACTGAGAGATACACTTCGGAGAACGAGATACCCG ATTTGGACGTAAAGAGACAAGATTTagagaagaaacgaagttCGAAATTCAGCTTGTCAGGGATTATCGCTGTGGTGGTTGGAATCATGACGGGAGTATTCATCTCGCTAATGGTCGCGACCATCATTTTCAGACGAAGAAAAACGTACAAACGTGGAACGAATGGATCAGCGCTTTCGGAAGACAGCGACGTTCGATTTTTAACATCCGACGAGATCTTGGATTTCACGTTAGCCAGACCTAGCGAGAACGACGAAACGTaa